The proteins below are encoded in one region of Drosophila santomea strain STO CAGO 1482 chromosome 3R, Prin_Dsan_1.1, whole genome shotgun sequence:
- the LOC120451494 gene encoding spaetzle-processing enzyme, protein MREYDIDIWRRDRRICCPPPGNRLPSTDICGKSPLVPRIVGGSDARPHEFPWMAMLLYLNRSSLEILPLCAGSLINNRYVVTSAHCVVGVPDDLSLKNVRLGEHDITNNPAYHPKCRNQASRCALPNLEIGVEEIIVHGRFNSSFLGRIQNDIALLRLKMPVRYSTGIQPICLQNSDPFTKSRFEVAGWGITNNGSFSQVLQRGIIREKELRVCAGRIRFLDFNVHSQICAGGDGGVDTCSGDSGGPLMATGGRMDNTRVYLAGITSYGSRKCGAIGFPGVYTKTSAFLGWIRGLLRP, encoded by the exons ATGCGCGAGTATGATATTGATATCTGGAGGAGGGACCGAAGGATCTGCTGCCCCCCGCCTGGCAATCGGCTCCCGAGCACAGATATCTGCGGCAAGAGCCCACTTGTACCCCGAATTGTGGGTGGCTCGGATGCGCGGCCACACGAATTCCCCTGGATGGCAATGCTTCTGTATCTGAATAGATCCTCCTTGGAGATTCTGCCCCTCTGCGCGGGTTCCTTGATCAACAATCGCTATGTCGTGACCTCGGCCCACTGTGTAGTTGGAGTTCCGGATGACTTGTCGCTCAAAAACGTCCGTCTCGGCGAGCATGACATCACCAATAATCCAGCCTACCATCCGAAGTGCAGGAACCAGGCCAGCCGATGTGCCCTCCCGAATCTAGAGATCGGAGTGGAGGAAATCATAGTCCATGGGCGATTCAATAGCAGTTTCTTAGGGAGGATCCAAAACGACATCGCTCTCCTGCGACTGAAAATGCCAGTTCG CTACAGCACAGGAATCCAGCCAATTTGTCTTCAGAACTCCGACCCCTTCACCAAATCGAGATTTGAAGTAGCCGGATGGGGCATAACAAATAATGGAAGCTTTAGCCAAGTTCTGCAGCGTGGAATCATTCGGGAGAAGGAACTCAGGGTTTGCGCAGGAAGGATTCGTTTTCTGGACTTCAACGTCCACTCCCAAATTTGTGCCGGCGGCGACGGCGGAGTCGATACCTGCAGTGGAGATTCCGGTGGACCGCTGATGGCGACGGGGGGACGCATGGACAATACTCGGGTTTACTTAGCTGGCATCACCTCCTACGGAAGTCGAAAGTGCGGAGCGATCGGGTTTCCTGGTGTTTACACTAAAACGAGTGCATTTCTTGGATGGATAAGAGGGTTATTGAGGCCCTAA
- the LOC120452339 gene encoding spaetzle-processing enzyme: protein MFLALKTGSSIGILIFLMVHLAYPDNVCQQDETCVRLQDCPQVYVAVKTNRLSRATKREILNNWRCGSSVRKQKLHHRTICCPEPADILPRLSACGQMKMTFRIMGGTEPDLNQYPWLTMLLYRNLSTPRRKLVPGCSGSLINTRYVLTAAHCVTNANMNLRRVRLGEHNTSQNPDCINVGASRRCAPPHLDIDVESVTSHEDYDPAKFTLHNDVALVRLQVAVRYTVAVHPICVPDDHISQRNFKFRVAGWGRTGMSSDGSDVLQHALLKEQNPRTCSQFYAHWHFQPQSQICAGGLDAMSTCDGDSGSPLMGIAGRGYDEYTFLAGIVSYGRSCGQSAYPAVFTRTATFFKWTLEHLKP, encoded by the exons ATGTTCCTCGCACTGAAAACGGGTTCTTCCATTGGGATCCTCATTTTTCTGATGGTTCATTTGGCATATCCTG ATAATGTCTGCCAGCAGGATGAGACGTGCGTCAGACTGCAGGATTGCCCACAAGTGTATGTCGCTGTGAAGACGAACAGATTGTCCAGGGCcacaaaaagggaaattttGAACAACTGGCGATGTGGCTCCAGTGTTCGAAAGCAGAAACTTCACCATAGAACCATCTGCTGTCCCGAACCCGCAGACATCTTGCCCCGACTTTCGGCTTGCggacaaatgaaaatgactTTCCGGATTATGGGTGGCACGGAGCCGGATCTCAACCAATACCCCTGGCTGACCATGCTTCTTTATCGGAACCTCTCCACTCCACGTCGGAAACTAGTCCCCGGATGTAGTGGCTCCCTGATCAACACTCGCTATGTCTTGACTGCAGCCCACTGTGTAACCAATGCGAACATGAATCTCCGACGAGTCCGCCTGGGCGAGCACAACACGTCCCAAAACCCGGACTGCATCAACGTGGGCGCATCGAGGCGCTGCGCTCCCCCCCATCTGGACATCGACGTGGAATCGGTCACGAGCCATGAGGACTACGACCCTGCCAAGTTCACGTTGCACAACGACGTCGCCCTGGTGCGACTCCAAGTGGCAGTGCG CTATACGGTCGCAGTCCATCCGATTTGTGTTCCGGACGACCACATCTCCCAGAGGAACTTCAAGTTTCGTGTGGCTGGCTGGGGAAGAACGGGCATGTCCAGTGATGGCAGCGACGTATTGCAGCACGCTTTACTCAAGGAACAGAATCCAAGAACGTGCTCACAATTCTACGCGCACTGGCACTTCCAGCCCCAATCCCAGATATGCGCCGGTGGGTTGGATGCGATGAGCACCTGCGACGGCGACTCTGGCAGTCCATTGATGGGCATCGCTGGTCGCGGCTACGACGAATACACGTTTTTGGCCGGCATTGTTTCATACGGACGTTCTTGCGGACAGTCTGCCTACCCAGCAGTTTTCACACGAACTGCCACGTTCTTCAAATGGACACTGGAACACTTAAAGCCTTAG
- the LOC120452517 gene encoding developmentally-regulated GTP-binding protein 2 produces MGILEKIAEIEREIARTQKNKATEYHLGLLKAKLAKYRSQLLEPSKKGEKGEGFDVLKSGDARVALIGFPSVGKSTMLSTLTKTESEAANYEFTTLTCIPGVIEYQGANIQLLDLPGIIEGAAQGKGRGRQVIAVARTADLVLMMLDATKPNVHRELLERELESVGIRLNKRKPNIYFKQKKGGGLSFNATCSLTRCNEKMVQTILHSFKIFNAEVLFREDCTEDEFIDVVTANRVYLPCLYVYNKIDQISIEEVDRLARQPNSIVVSCNMKLNLDYMMEALWEALQLIRVYTKKPGAPPDFDDGLILRKGVSVEHVCHAIHRTLAAQFKYALVWGTSTKYSPQRVGIAHVMADEDVIQVVKK; encoded by the exons ATGGGCATTCTAGAGAAGATCGCGGAGATCGAGCGCGAGATTGCGCGGACGCAGAAGAACAAAG CCACCGAGTACCACCTGGGCCTGCTGAAGGCAAAGTTGGCCAAGTACCGCTCCCAGCTGCTGGAGCCATCCAAGAAGGGCGAAAAGGGCGAGGGATTCGATGTGCTCAAGAGTGGCGATGCCCGGGTGGCGCTTATAGGCTTTCCCTCCGTGGGCAAGTCCACAATGTTGTCCACTTTGACCAAAACGGAGTCTGAGGCGG CAAACTATGAGTTCACCACTTTAACCTGCATTCCGGGCGTCATTGAGTATCAGGGTGCCAATATCCAGCTGCTGGATCTGCCCGGAATTATCGAGGGCGCTGCCCAGGGCAAGGGACGTGGTCGGCAGGTCATTGCCGTGGCCCGTACCGCTGACCTGGTGCTGATGATGCTGGACGCCACCAAGCCCAATGTTCACCGGGAGCTGCTCGAGCGGGAACTGGAGAGCGTGGGCATTCGGCTGAACAAGCGCAAGCCCAACATCTACTTCAAGCAGAAGAAGGGCGGCGGCCTGAGCTTCAATGCCACCTGTTCCCTTACGCGTTGCAACGAGAAAATGGTTCAGACCATCCTGCACTCCTTCAAGATCTTCAACGCCGAGGTGCTGTTCCGTGAGGACTGCACCGAGGACGAGTTCATCGACGTGGTCACCGCCAACCGTGTGTATCTGCCCTGTCTGTATGTCTACAACAAGATCGATCAGATCTCCATTGAGGAAGTGGACCGCCTGGCGCGCCAGCCCAACTCGATAGTGGTTAGTTGCAACATGAAACTTAACCTGGACTACATGATGGAGGCGCTCTGGGAAGCATTGCAGCTCATCAGGGTCTACACAAAGAAGCCAGGCGCTCCCCCAGACTTCGACGATGGATTGATTCTGAGAAAG GGCGTCAGTGTAGAGCACGTGTGCCACGCCATCCATCGCACACTGGCGGCGCAGTTTAAGTATGCTCTGGTGTGGGGCACCTCAACGAAATACTCGCCGCAGCGCGTCGGGATTGCCCATGTGATGGCCGACGAGGACGTCATCCAGGTGgtcaagaaataa
- the LOC120452516 gene encoding nuclear pore complex protein Nup58 encodes MFTPSTNTPIGGATAAPGAFAFGARPATTTAPPPSFGAATSTTSFGAAPGTTSLFAAPATTPAFGAPAATPAFGATSTAAPAFGAAAATPAFGAAAATPAFGAPAATPAFGAPGANSAFGAPASTSAFGAPAASTAFGAPASTQVSAFGAPAPAVGTVAPTFSFATPATSAPTTAPPAFGFGTTATTAAAAMPASLGSGIGSFAFAKPQATTAASLNFSTTTTTATAQPFNTGLKLGTTNATTALGGGIFGKPAGQAAAPAASTFVGLGGIDVSATQPKLGDNKQDGIKIKETQVPDEIVKTVDALKAYIKQQKTISSDIGRTSTSKFTNVSHEITNLKWALQNMANLVEGSNQQIRLMRQETVKAIQSLEMAQRTQDTPAGLQFENSAPFQYFQCLVAKYEQDLIAFRQQIALTERHMHALSNPQSISPEDLKRGFRQLNESFISLAGRLHEVHQRVEEQKEHYLNLRRYRLRDATNVFERIDNPPLPSVEPQRISSGPTPFSNISALMNKSYAAAASSASNAAAK; translated from the exons ATGTTTACGCCCAGCACGAACACCCCCATCGGAGGCGCCACCGCTGCTCCCGgcgcttttgcttttggcgcGCGACCGGCGACAACGACTGCTCCGCCTCCGTCCTTTGGAGCAGCCACCTCTACGACGTCCTTCGGAGCTGCTCCGGGCACCACCTCCTTGTTTGCAGCTCCGGCGACCACCCCGGCTTTCGGAGCACCAGCTGCTACGCCTGCCTTTGGCGCAACTTCAACTGCGGCGCCCGCTtttggagcagctgctgccacgcccgctTTTGGAGCAGCGGCTGCCACGCCCGCTTTCGGAGCACCAGCAGCCACGCCGGCTTTTGGAGCTCCAGGTGCCAATTCCGCTTTTGGAGCACCCGCCTCCACGTCCGCCTTTGGAGCACCAGCAGCCTCAACGGCGTTTGGAGCGCCAGCTTCCACGCAAGTATCGGCCTTCGGAGCACCTGCACCAGCCGTGGGCACTGTGGCTCCCACCTTCTCCTTCGCCACCCCGGCCACAAGTGCCCCGACCACCGCTCCGCCGGCCTTTGGATTTGGCACCACCGCTACAACGGCGGCAGCTGCTATGCCAGCATCTCTCGGCTCCGGCATTGGatcctttgcctttgccaagCCTCAGGCCACCACGGCGGCCAGTTTGAACTTTAGCACAACCACGACGACGGCCACCGCACAGCCCTTCAATACGGGTCTCAAACTGGGAACCACCAACGCGACGACAGCCTTAGGAGGAGGAATCTTTGGCAAGCCAGCGGGACAGGCAGCTGCCCCGGCAGCATCTACTTTTGTGGGTCTCGGAGGGATCGATGTGAGCGCCACGCAGCCAAAACTGGGGGACAACAAGCAGGATGGCATCAAG ATCAAGGAAACCCAAGTGCCCGACGAAATAGTAAAAACGGTGGATGCCCTAAAAGCGTATATCAAGCAGCAGAAGACCATTTCCTCTGACATTGGACGGACTTCCACCTCCAAATTCACGAATGTGAGCCACGAGATCACGAACTTGAAGTGGGCGCTTCAGAATATGGCCAATTTAGTGGAGGGCAGCAACCAGCAGATCCGCCTGATGCGACAGGAGACCGTAAAGGCAATTCAATCTCTGGAGATGGCCCAACGCACGCAGGACACCCCTGCTGGTCTGCAGTTCGAGAACAGTGCTCCGTTCCAGTACTTTCAGTGCCTGGTGGCAAAGTACGAGCAGGATTTGATCGCCTTTCGCCAGCAGATTGCTCTGACCGAACGCCACATGCACGCGCTTTCCAATCCGCAGAGTATTTCGCCGGAGGATCTGAAGCGGGGCTTTCGCCAACTTAACGAGAGCTTCATCTCGCTGGCGGGACGTCTTCACGAGGTGCATCAGCGGGTGGAGGAACAGAAGGAGCACTACCTAAACCTCAGACGCTACCGCCTGCGAGACGCCACCAATGTTTTTGAGCGGATCGACAATCCTCCGCTGCCGTCGGTGGAACCTCAACGAATTAGTAGCGGTCCCACGCCCTTCTCTAACATCTCGGCTCTGATGAACAAGTCTTATGCAGCAGCGGCCAGTTCCGCCAGCAATGCGGCAGCCAAGTGA